Proteins found in one Deltaproteobacteria bacterium IMCC39524 genomic segment:
- a CDS encoding glycosyltransferase family 2 protein, with amino-acid sequence MNELSIIVPTFNEVANIRLLYDAIEKALPSVVWEIIFVDDDSTDGTLEALTDLCKEKPNARRLHRIGRRGLSSAVVEGFLACVSPFLAVIDGDLQHDETKLAEMLCLLKTGKTDLALGSRYVAEGGFGEWDADRIRTSKLATATSRLIARQPISDPMSGFFMMKREVLDLCVRHLSLQGYKLLLDIVTSYPGKIRISDVAYQFRVREHGQSKLDSMVIMEFVFMLIEKLTGGLLPARFVMFSMVGTTGVLVHFAVLYSFLNLVDASFTIAQSGATLVAMTTNFFINNWLTYYDKRLKGKQLIKGLLTFYGVCSIGSLANIGVASYIFGMEYTWWVSGLAGVLVGTVWNYAATSLLAWRN; translated from the coding sequence ATGAACGAACTTTCCATCATTGTTCCAACTTTTAATGAAGTTGCCAACATTCGCCTGTTATATGACGCGATAGAAAAAGCCTTACCGTCCGTCGTCTGGGAAATAATTTTTGTTGATGACGATTCCACCGATGGCACTCTTGAAGCTCTTACTGATCTTTGTAAAGAAAAACCCAATGCCCGTCGACTTCACCGCATTGGAAGGCGCGGTTTGTCATCTGCAGTAGTCGAAGGTTTCCTCGCTTGTGTATCACCATTTTTGGCTGTAATAGATGGTGATTTGCAGCATGATGAAACAAAACTTGCGGAGATGCTATGCTTGCTGAAAACAGGGAAGACAGATCTGGCCCTTGGGAGTCGCTATGTTGCAGAGGGTGGGTTTGGTGAATGGGATGCTGACCGTATTCGTACCAGTAAATTAGCAACTGCGACTAGTCGATTGATTGCTCGCCAGCCAATTTCTGATCCGATGAGTGGGTTCTTTATGATGAAGCGCGAGGTCCTGGATCTATGCGTACGCCATCTCTCTCTGCAAGGATACAAGCTGTTACTCGATATCGTCACCAGTTATCCTGGCAAGATCAGAATTTCTGATGTCGCCTATCAATTTAGAGTGCGCGAACATGGGCAAAGTAAACTGGATAGCATGGTCATCATGGAGTTTGTCTTCATGTTGATTGAAAAGCTGACGGGTGGGTTATTGCCTGCCCGTTTTGTTATGTTTTCTATGGTAGGAACGACCGGTGTCTTGGTCCACTTTGCAGTGCTTTACTCATTTTTGAACCTGGTTGATGCCAGCTTTACAATTGCTCAGTCCGGAGCGACACTGGTTGCAATGACGACCAACTTTTTTATCAATAATTGGTTGACCTATTACGACAAACGGCTCAAAGGGAAACAACTTATAAAAGGCTTACTGACGTTCTACGGTGTGTGCAGCATTGGCAGTCTGGCTAATATCGGCGTTGCATCCTACATCTTCGGGATGGAATATACTTGGTGGGTTTCTGGCCTTGCCGGTGTGCTAGTCGGCACAGTGTGGAATTACGCTGCGACCTCACTACTTGCATGGAGAAATTGA